The Xylanibacillus composti genome segment GGGAACACGATTCCGAGCAGGCAGGCGAAGGGAATGCCGAGCCATGGATTCCTCGGTGTCCATTTCCTGATTGTATCTGCAGAGACGAACACGTGCAGGAACGAGGAAAGCAGGACGCCAAGAAGAATAAAAGGCAGTGCTTCAAGGATAATGCTGATAAAAATTGTTTTGAATGCCATGACGGTGCCCCTTTAAGAGTAAACATTACGAATAATAGTATAAGGTATGCAGACAGGTGTGTAAATAGAACAACTTGTACCGATTTGCTTGGCAACGAATATTGCCGCCATAAACAACGGGCAAAAAGCTTGTCTTTCACGCTGCTCCTTCGGTCCGCATATCTTATAGACGTACTTAGCCCCTGCCAAGTTTCACTCGGCAAGGGCATACGGTATGCCTGCTGCCTCTTAAACGTAAATAGTTCGGGAAATGATAACCAACAAAATGAAAAGAACAAGTATCGCACCTGTCGAAGTGAAACCGTAGCCTGCTGCAGCGCTCATAGTCATACCTCCTTTCAGTTTGCTCTATCTTATGGCTGCAGGGAAAGGGCGGTATAGTTATTTGACCCGGCAGGAATGGAAAATATGCAGAAGCCTGGGGGGGATTAAGATTGGACAGCAATGATCCGAATGTTGCAGAATGGGTGCGTCATATTAGTTATGCTCGCTATCCGCATGCTGCTGCAATTGTACTGGGTGGAAGTCACGCCAACGGCACGGCAAACCCGCGTTCAGATGTGGACATTGCTGTGATTGACAATAGTGTGGATGCGGCTTATCGGGAATCCAATATAGTGGAAGGCAAGCCTGTGGAATGGTTTGTTTTCACAGAGAAGGCGCTGCCGCGCTTCTTCCGCGAAGCCCGACGAACCGCGCTGCCGACTGTGCTGAGGCTGCTCGCCTGCGGCCGCTGGCTGGAATCGTCGCATGGATGCAGACGCTGGCACAGCAGGGCCGCATTGTTCTTGGCAGCAGGCCCAGCGGGCTGGTCGCTTGACGAAATGAATCAGGCCAGATATGAGCTGACCGAACTGCTGGAAGACTTGGAGGAGAACCGGGATCGAATAGAAAGACTGGTTGTGGCCCAGCAGCTGGGAGTCCGGTTGATTCGTTTTTATCTCAGAACAGAAGCCTGCTGGCTTGGGGAAGGGAAGTGGCTATGGCGTATGCTGGAGCTTTACAATCGCGGCATGGCTTCTCGCTATGCAGCTGCTTTGGATCGTCTTGGCCGCGAGGATGATGAGCTGCCGCTGATACGCCTCGCAGATGAGATTCTGGATGCGAATGGAGGGCGGTGGTTTGACGGATATTATGCGGAAATGCGCCAGCTGGCAGATTAACCGGCGGGCGAGCTGGATCATTCGATGACGCATCCTGTATAATAGATGGCAAATGCAAGAGAAAAGGAGCTGCCCGGGTGAAACGCATCGTACAAGCGCCGATCCGCATCTATCGGAAGTTCATTTCGCCGCTAAAGCCGCCAACGTGCCGCTTTTATCCTACCTGTTCGGCCTATGCGCTGGAAGCCGTGGAGAAGCATGGCGCTATCAAGGGTCTTGGTCTGACAGCGAAGCGCATTGTGAAGTGCCATCCGTTTCACCCCGGCGGGATTGATCCGGTGCCCGAGCCCGGCAAGGAGCGGCTCCGCCGGCAGCCCAAGGCATGACCATGTCATTTCTTGACTTTTTGCTCCGTAATCGCTATGATTTTTACTAATCCCATATTTGAAGATTTCCTATGAACGGATGAGTAGCAGGGTAAGTGTCATGCCAGAGAGCCGGGGCAGCTGAAAACCGGTTGATGCAAATCTGTGAAGATGGT includes the following:
- the yidD gene encoding membrane protein insertion efficiency factor YidD; translated protein: MKRIVQAPIRIYRKFISPLKPPTCRFYPTCSAYALEAVEKHGAIKGLGLTAKRIVKCHPFHPGGIDPVPEPGKERLRRQPKA
- a CDS encoding YjcZ family sporulation protein; this encodes MSAAAGYGFTSTGAILVLFILLVIISRTIYV
- a CDS encoding nucleotidyltransferase domain-containing protein — translated: MDSNDPNVAEWVRHISYARYPHAAAIVLGGSHANGTANPRSDVDIAVIDNSVDAAYRESNIVEGKPVEWFVFTEKALPRFFREARRTALPTVLRLLACGRWLESSHGCRRWHSRAALFLAAGPAGWSLDEMNQARYELTELLEDLEENRDRIERLVVAQQLGVRLIRFYLRTEACWLGEGKWLWRMLELYNRGMASRYAAALDRLGREDDELPLIRLADEILDANGGRWFDGYYAEMRQLAD